From a region of the Synechococcus sp. RS9916 genome:
- a CDS encoding cob(I)yrinic acid a,c-diamide adenosyltransferase: MAGNRRPAVGIVTAADSRERSLGQLHVYDGEGKGKSQAALGVVLRTIGLGICEQRRTRVLLLRFLKGPGRAYDEDAAIEALQQGFPHLIDQVRTGRGEHFGAEDVTRFDRQEAQRGWDIAKGAIASALYSVVVLDELNPVLDLGLLDIDDVVRSLQARPEGMEIIVTGRGAPRPLVQMADLHSEMRAHRRPDPGDAQRFDAQGAIEIYTGEGKGKSTSALGKALQAIGRGISQDKSHRVLILQWLKGGTGYTEDAAIAALRESYPHLVDHLRSGRDAIVWRGQQEPIDYVEAERAWEIARAAISSGLYKTVILDELNPSVDLELLPVEPIMQTLLRKPAETEVIITGRCKNPPAYFDLASVHSEMVCHKHYAEQGVDLKRGVDY, encoded by the coding sequence ATGGCAGGGAATCGCAGACCAGCCGTCGGCATCGTCACCGCCGCTGACAGCCGTGAGCGCAGTCTCGGGCAACTGCACGTGTATGACGGCGAGGGTAAAGGCAAGAGCCAGGCCGCCCTTGGCGTCGTCTTGCGCACCATCGGTCTGGGCATCTGCGAACAGCGCCGCACCCGGGTGCTTTTGCTGCGCTTTCTCAAGGGCCCGGGTCGTGCTTACGACGAAGACGCCGCGATCGAAGCCCTTCAACAGGGCTTCCCCCATCTGATCGATCAGGTGCGCACCGGCCGCGGTGAGCATTTTGGAGCGGAGGATGTCACCCGTTTCGACCGCCAGGAAGCGCAGCGGGGCTGGGACATCGCCAAGGGCGCCATCGCCAGTGCCCTCTATTCCGTGGTGGTGCTCGATGAGCTGAATCCCGTGCTGGATCTCGGGCTGCTTGACATCGATGATGTGGTGCGCAGCCTGCAGGCTCGGCCTGAGGGGATGGAAATCATCGTCACTGGCCGGGGTGCACCCCGGCCTCTGGTGCAGATGGCGGATCTGCACTCAGAAATGCGCGCCCACCGCCGCCCCGACCCGGGGGATGCGCAACGGTTCGATGCGCAGGGAGCGATCGAGATCTACACCGGAGAAGGCAAGGGCAAATCCACCAGCGCTCTTGGCAAGGCGTTGCAAGCGATCGGGCGCGGTATCAGCCAGGACAAGAGCCATCGTGTGCTGATTCTCCAGTGGCTCAAAGGCGGCACCGGCTACACCGAAGACGCCGCCATCGCGGCCCTACGGGAGAGCTACCCCCACCTGGTCGACCATCTGCGTTCCGGCCGCGACGCCATCGTCTGGCGAGGCCAGCAGGAACCGATCGACTACGTGGAAGCGGAACGGGCCTGGGAAATTGCCCGCGCTGCCATCTCCAGCGGCCTCTACAAAACGGTCATTCTCGACGAGCTCAACCCGAGCGTGGATCTCGAACTGCTGCCGGTGGAGCCGATCATGCAAACGCTGCTGCGTAAACCGGCCGAGACCGAAGTGATCATCACCGGCCGCTGCAAGAACCCTCCCGCCTACTTCGATCTCGCCAGTGTCCACTCCGAGATGGTGTGCCACAAGCATTACGCCGAGCAAGGGGTCGACCTCAAGCGCGGCGTGGATTACTGA
- the larE gene encoding ATP-dependent sacrificial sulfur transferase LarE, whose product MRQLEPLQADDQRQLERLRHEIRAYGRVVVAYSGGVDSALVATIAQEQLGAQATAITGVSPALAPHLLQEARQQAAWLGLRHQEVATEELKDPHYSSNPTDRCFACKRELHRHLGPLAAAAEGAQVLDGVNADDLSDHRPGIQAAREAGVMSPLADLGITKMQVRELSKALGLPWWDKPAQPCLASRFPYGEGINAERLQRVAQAEAWLIARGFAAVRVRSQGLAARIEVPADQIVALAQHPERDALVEAFLDLGFTAVSLDLEGLVSGKLNR is encoded by the coding sequence ATGCGTCAGCTCGAGCCGTTGCAGGCAGATGACCAACGTCAGTTGGAGCGTCTGCGCCACGAGATCCGTGCCTACGGGCGGGTCGTTGTGGCGTATTCCGGCGGGGTGGACAGTGCGCTGGTGGCCACCATCGCCCAGGAGCAGTTGGGTGCCCAGGCCACGGCGATCACGGGCGTTTCTCCCGCTCTGGCTCCCCATTTGCTGCAGGAAGCCCGCCAGCAGGCGGCCTGGTTGGGCCTGCGCCATCAGGAAGTGGCCACCGAAGAACTCAAGGATCCGCACTACAGCAGCAACCCCACCGACCGCTGCTTTGCCTGCAAACGGGAGTTGCATCGCCACCTGGGGCCTCTGGCCGCGGCGGCCGAGGGGGCGCAGGTGCTTGATGGTGTCAACGCCGACGACCTCAGTGACCACCGGCCAGGCATCCAGGCGGCTCGGGAGGCTGGGGTGATGTCTCCCTTGGCGGATCTCGGCATCACCAAAATGCAAGTCAGAGAGCTGTCGAAGGCGCTGGGGTTGCCGTGGTGGGATAAGCCAGCCCAACCCTGTCTGGCCTCACGTTTCCCCTATGGAGAGGGAATCAACGCCGAACGCCTGCAGCGGGTCGCCCAGGCCGAGGCGTGGTTGATCGCCCGCGGCTTCGCTGCAGTGCGGGTGCGCAGCCAGGGCCTGGCAGCTCGCATTGAGGTGCCCGCCGATCAGATTGTGGCCTTGGCGCAGCATCCGGAGCGGGATGCGTTGGTGGAGGCGTTTTTGGATCTGGGATTCACGGCCGTCAGCCTGGATTTGGAGGGGTTGGTCAGCGGCAAACTCAATCGCTGA
- the moeB gene encoding molybdopterin-synthase adenylyltransferase MoeB, whose translation MSDDPGFPSNLSADLSAEERARYARHLTLPEVGLEGQRCLKGASVLCVGSGGLGSPLLLYLAAAGVGRLGIVDFDVVDHSNLQRQVVHGTATVGMAKTSSARHRIEDLNPHCRVEEHNLKLTAANALELLASYDLVCDGTDNFPSRYLINDACTLLGKPCIYGSVQGFEGQVSVFNLTASSPNYRDLVPEPPPPGLVPSCAQGGVLGVMPGLIGILQATEAIKVITGIGRPLDGRLLLVDGLAMRFRELQLQPIPGRPQVKQLIDYEAFCGVTGAASEEVAAMDSINVQELKQRLDGGEALVLLDVRNPPEAEVAVIPGAELIPLATIESGEAVERIRDLAAGKSLYVHCKLGGRSAKAVALLAGHGIDAINVAGGIDAWSQQVDPTVPRY comes from the coding sequence GTGTCTGATGACCCCGGGTTCCCATCCAACCTCAGTGCTGATCTCAGCGCAGAGGAACGGGCCCGCTACGCCCGGCATCTGACCCTGCCCGAGGTGGGGCTTGAGGGTCAACGCTGCCTGAAGGGGGCATCCGTGTTGTGTGTGGGCAGTGGTGGCCTGGGATCCCCTCTGCTGCTCTACTTGGCTGCCGCCGGAGTCGGCCGCCTCGGAATTGTGGATTTCGATGTGGTCGACCACTCGAATCTGCAGCGACAAGTCGTCCATGGCACGGCCACGGTCGGAATGGCCAAAACGAGCTCAGCGCGGCATCGGATTGAGGACCTCAACCCCCACTGCCGTGTCGAGGAGCACAACCTGAAGCTCACGGCAGCCAATGCTCTCGAGCTGCTGGCCTCCTACGACTTGGTCTGTGATGGCACCGATAACTTCCCTAGCCGCTACCTGATTAACGATGCGTGCACCTTGTTGGGCAAACCTTGCATCTATGGCTCTGTTCAGGGATTTGAGGGGCAGGTGAGCGTGTTCAACCTCACCGCCTCCAGCCCTAACTATCGCGATCTGGTGCCTGAGCCTCCACCGCCAGGTCTGGTGCCCTCCTGTGCCCAGGGAGGTGTTCTGGGTGTGATGCCGGGTCTGATTGGGATCCTGCAGGCCACGGAAGCCATCAAGGTGATTACTGGAATCGGCAGGCCACTCGATGGGCGCTTGCTGCTGGTCGATGGGCTGGCCATGCGTTTTCGCGAGTTGCAACTGCAACCGATCCCTGGCCGGCCTCAGGTCAAGCAACTGATTGACTACGAAGCGTTCTGCGGCGTGACTGGCGCCGCATCTGAAGAGGTGGCTGCCATGGACAGCATCAACGTGCAGGAGCTCAAACAGCGCCTTGATGGGGGCGAGGCCCTCGTGCTGCTCGATGTGCGCAATCCGCCTGAAGCGGAGGTGGCGGTGATCCCCGGAGCCGAATTGATTCCCCTGGCCACGATCGAAAGCGGTGAAGCGGTTGAGCGGATTCGCGACCTCGCTGCGGGCAAGAGTCTTTACGTGCATTGCAAGCTCGGGGGGCGCTCCGCCAAAGCCGTGGCCCTGCTGGCAGGGCATGGGATCGATGCCATCAACGTGGCCGGGGGGATCGACGCCTGGTCGCAGCAGGTGGATCCCACTGTTCCCCGCTATTAA
- a CDS encoding glutamate decarboxylase translates to MGIHRSRHHLIDSGEQALVDAMVDPLPRDHFPVDGRAADTTVQLLKEELLLDGNSKQNLATFCQTYQGSAAMELMALGVDKNLIDKDEYPQTAEVERRCVSMMADLWNAPGEAIGCSTIGSSEASMLGGMAAKWRWRKKRQQAGLPTDQPNMVCGSVQICWKKFARYWDIEMRELEMRPGDLCITPERVLEAVDENTIFVVPTLGVTYHGLYEDVEAISRALDDYQARTGIDIPIHVDGASGGFLAPFCAPDLPPWDFRLERVKSINASGHKFGLAPLGVGWVMWRSPEDLPDELVFHVSYLGGDMPTFQINFSRPAGQVIAQYHEFVRLGREGYRLLHQASHSNAQYVAKALGQMGPFQLIHDGAPEKGIPTVVWTLKEGVDPGFNLYDLADRLRMRGWQVPAYPFTGDLAHHAFQRILVKRDFTREMADLLLDDIRTALAHFQKHPITSNLQASEAASYNHL, encoded by the coding sequence ATGGGGATTCATCGCTCCAGGCATCACCTGATCGACAGCGGCGAGCAGGCGCTCGTCGATGCGATGGTCGATCCCCTTCCGCGGGATCACTTCCCTGTCGATGGCCGCGCTGCGGACACCACCGTTCAACTGCTGAAGGAAGAGTTGTTGCTTGATGGCAACAGCAAGCAGAACCTGGCCACGTTTTGCCAGACCTATCAGGGCTCTGCAGCGATGGAACTGATGGCCCTCGGCGTGGATAAAAACCTGATCGACAAAGACGAATACCCCCAGACCGCTGAGGTGGAGCGTCGTTGCGTGTCGATGATGGCCGATCTGTGGAATGCCCCGGGGGAGGCTATTGGGTGTTCCACCATCGGCAGCAGCGAAGCCTCAATGCTGGGGGGGATGGCCGCGAAATGGCGGTGGCGCAAGAAGCGACAGCAGGCAGGCCTGCCCACCGATCAACCCAATATGGTTTGCGGCAGCGTGCAGATCTGTTGGAAGAAATTTGCCCGCTACTGGGATATCGAGATGCGGGAGCTGGAGATGCGTCCCGGAGATCTGTGCATCACCCCTGAGCGGGTGCTGGAGGCCGTGGATGAAAACACCATCTTTGTGGTGCCCACGCTGGGGGTGACTTATCACGGCCTTTACGAGGATGTGGAGGCCATCAGCCGTGCCCTCGACGACTACCAGGCCCGCACCGGCATTGACATTCCGATTCACGTCGATGGAGCGAGTGGTGGTTTTCTTGCTCCGTTCTGTGCCCCTGATCTGCCGCCCTGGGATTTCAGGCTGGAGCGGGTCAAGTCGATTAATGCATCAGGCCACAAGTTCGGTCTTGCCCCCTTAGGTGTGGGTTGGGTGATGTGGCGTAGTCCGGAGGATCTGCCCGATGAGCTGGTGTTTCACGTCAGCTATCTGGGTGGCGACATGCCCACGTTTCAAATCAACTTCTCACGGCCTGCCGGGCAAGTGATTGCGCAGTACCACGAGTTTGTGCGTCTCGGCCGCGAGGGTTACCGGCTCCTGCATCAGGCCAGCCACAGCAATGCGCAATACGTCGCCAAGGCCCTCGGGCAGATGGGGCCTTTCCAGCTGATTCACGACGGCGCACCTGAGAAGGGCATACCCACGGTGGTGTGGACGCTCAAGGAGGGGGTGGACCCCGGGTTCAACCTCTATGACCTTGCGGATCGGCTGCGGATGCGTGGTTGGCAGGTGCCGGCTTATCCCTTCACCGGCGATCTCGCCCATCATGCGTTTCAACGCATCCTGGTGAAGCGCGATTTCACCCGCGAAATGGCCGATCTGCTGCTGGATGACATCCGGACGGCATTGGCCCATTTCCAGAAGCACCCGATCACCAGCAATCTGCAGGCATCGGAAGCGGCGTCCTACAACCACCTCTGA
- the speD gene encoding adenosylmethionine decarboxylase, with protein sequence MKQNLSCLHPNPGWGGGATPSALSSTAPSATDMVGKHCILELYDCDHAKLDDEAFLRDTITTAAKSAGATLLNLITHRFEPQGVTGLALLAESHISIHTWPENGYAAVDVFTCGDHTMPERACDVLRCALGAQRHQLKSFLRETPAAVANAQRDPQLIASLA encoded by the coding sequence ATGAAGCAGAACCTGTCTTGCCTGCATCCCAACCCGGGATGGGGCGGCGGAGCAACCCCTTCGGCCCTCAGTTCCACTGCGCCCAGTGCCACCGATATGGTGGGCAAACACTGCATTCTCGAGCTTTACGACTGCGACCACGCCAAGCTCGACGACGAAGCCTTCCTCAGGGACACCATCACCACAGCAGCCAAAAGTGCTGGTGCAACCCTGCTCAACCTGATCACCCACCGGTTCGAACCGCAGGGCGTGACGGGACTGGCTCTCCTGGCTGAATCCCACATCTCCATCCACACCTGGCCTGAAAACGGCTACGCAGCTGTTGATGTGTTCACCTGCGGCGATCACACCATGCCCGAACGGGCCTGTGATGTTCTGCGCTGCGCCCTTGGCGCTCAACGCCACCAGCTCAAGAGCTTCCTGCGGGAAACTCCAGCAGCCGTGGCCAATGCGCAGCGCGATCCCCAATTGATCGCGTCGCTGGCCTGA
- the recF gene encoding DNA replication/repair protein RecF, producing the protein MQGFRNYSNLQLEIEAPRLLVIGRNGVGKSNLLESVELLGSLRSHRASQDQDLIHWDAREARLKARTVDHDELELQLRRKGGRQAKRNGKNLERQLDLIGPLRCVGFSALDLHLVRGEPALRRSWLDRVVLQLEPIYAELISRYSRLLRQRAQLWRRGRGMPSAERDALLDTFDLQMALISTRIHRRRRRALARLEPLASQWQTHLSQGNEQLTLRYQPGSRLEGEEAEEPWRLAIGEQLKLQRSEEERLGSCRVGPHRDEISLDLNGNPARRFGSAGQQRTLVLALKLAELELVGELWGQPPLLLLDDVLAELDPERQLTLLEAVGDEHQCLVSATHLDAFEGDWCRQSQVVDAGTLKPEGNLR; encoded by the coding sequence CTGCAGGGGTTTCGCAACTACAGCAATTTGCAGCTGGAGATTGAGGCACCTCGCCTCTTGGTGATTGGTCGCAATGGTGTGGGGAAATCCAATTTGCTGGAGTCGGTCGAGCTGCTCGGCAGCCTGCGGTCGCACCGGGCCAGCCAAGATCAAGACCTGATCCATTGGGATGCCCGCGAAGCACGGCTCAAGGCCCGCACCGTCGATCACGACGAGCTGGAGCTCCAGCTGCGACGCAAAGGAGGTCGTCAAGCAAAGCGCAACGGCAAAAACCTGGAACGTCAGCTGGATCTGATCGGACCGCTGCGCTGCGTAGGCTTCAGCGCCCTCGATCTGCATCTCGTGCGCGGCGAACCGGCACTGCGTCGGTCATGGCTGGATCGCGTGGTCTTGCAGCTGGAGCCGATCTATGCCGAGCTGATCAGTCGCTATAGCCGGCTGCTGCGTCAGCGCGCCCAACTCTGGCGTCGTGGACGCGGGATGCCCTCGGCGGAACGGGACGCTCTGCTCGACACTTTTGACCTGCAGATGGCGCTGATCAGCACCCGGATCCACCGCCGCAGACGCCGAGCCCTGGCCCGACTGGAGCCCTTGGCCAGCCAGTGGCAGACCCATCTCAGCCAAGGGAACGAACAGCTGACCCTGCGTTATCAACCGGGCAGCCGGCTGGAAGGGGAGGAAGCGGAAGAACCCTGGCGATTAGCGATTGGCGAACAACTGAAATTGCAGCGCAGCGAGGAGGAGCGACTGGGTAGTTGCCGGGTCGGGCCGCACCGCGATGAGATCAGCCTCGACCTCAATGGCAACCCAGCCCGGCGCTTCGGCTCGGCTGGCCAGCAACGCACCCTGGTGCTGGCCCTGAAGCTAGCGGAACTGGAACTCGTGGGGGAACTGTGGGGTCAGCCGCCTCTGTTGCTGCTGGATGACGTGCTGGCCGAGCTGGACCCCGAACGCCAGCTCACCCTGCTGGAAGCTGTGGGCGACGAGCACCAATGCCTTGTCAGCGCCACCCACCTGGACGCCTTCGAAGGGGACTGGTGCAGGCAATCCCAGGTGGTGGACGCAGGAACGTTGAAACCTGAAGGAAACCTGAGGTAA